A genome region from Anolis carolinensis isolate JA03-04 chromosome 6, rAnoCar3.1.pri, whole genome shotgun sequence includes the following:
- the LOC103279789 gene encoding olfactory receptor 10A2, with the protein MTMNKSTVDSFLLLGFSDFPGLEGLFFSAFLTIYLLILIENILIIIVTLVDRALSNPMYFFLRSLSCVEICYTSVIIPIMLENLLSDDKTMSFISCAFQMTMFLITGAAECFLLAVMAYDRYAAICQPLHYMVIMNREACFGLVAASWLAGIPVQLSQTVLVFTSHFCDSNEINHFFCDIPALLNLVCGDTSLNEQIALVEVVVLALIPFSLIFLSYLCIGNTILKIPSVEGKRKAFSTCSSHLMVVVVFYGSGMSVYLTPNSNHSLDTNKFLSLFYTILPALLNPLIYSLRNKEIQGGLKKCASSFFSLNK; encoded by the coding sequence ATGACCATGAATAAGAGCACAGTGGATAGTTTTCTACTACTGGGATTCTCTGATTTTCCAGGTCTGGAGGGCTTGTTCTTCTCTGCTTTCTTAACTATCTATTTATTGATTCTTATTGAGAATATCCTTATAATTATTGTCACCCTGGTTGACCGGGCACTTTCCAATCCCATGTATTTCTTCCTCAGAAGCTTGTCTTGTGTGGAGATCTGCTATACCTCGGTTATAATCCCCATAATGCTTGAAAACCTTCTGTCAGATGACAAAACCATGTCATTCATTAGTTGTGCTTTTCAAATGACCATGTTCCTCATAACAGGAGCAGCAGAATGCTTCCTTTTGGCTGTCATGGCATATGACCGGTATGCTGCCATTTGCCAGCCCTTGCATTACATGGTCATTATGAACAGGGAAGCATGCTTTGGGCTGGTAGCAGCCTCATGGCTAGCTGGAATTCCAGTTCAACTTAGCCAAACTGTTCTCGTGTTCACCTCCCATTTCTGTGACTCAAATGAAATCAACCATTTCTTCTGTGACATCCCTGCTTTACTCAATCTAGTGTGTGGAGATACATCTCTAAATGAACAGATAGCACTCGTGGAGGTCGTAGTACTGGCACTAATTCCATTTAGCCTGATCTTTTTGTCATACCTCTGCATTGGTAACACTATTCTGAAGATACCATCTGTGGAAGGAAAGCGCAAGGCCTTCTCAACATGTTCTTCACATcttatggtggtggtggtattctATGGCTCTGGAATGAGTGTGTATTTGACACCGAATTCAAATCATTCTCTGGACACAAATAAATTTCTGTCACTCTTTTATACTATCCTTCCAGCATTATTGAACCCTCTTATTTACAGTTTGAGGAACAAGGAAATTCAAGGTGGTCTTAAAAAGTGTGCCTCATCCTTCTTTTCATTAAATAAATAG